A stretch of Procambarus clarkii isolate CNS0578487 unplaced genomic scaffold, FALCON_Pclarkii_2.0 HiC_scaffold_353, whole genome shotgun sequence DNA encodes these proteins:
- the LOC138361406 gene encoding uncharacterized protein, which translates to YIPEPCPVCLHLKDEDTESSTSSGSEDITASPPQRVKSKRSQLEDEDSLHLVWEADSDMEASQPIANSPPPPQEQEQQQQVQHVMQKFIYTFSHNAAYDLGVILNELSNVPNRKIDIASKDGFKFMKVDIGKLRFMDSLALLNGGLEKLAKEHIKEGKPTTYTSVMLDDVPAAAHHLLKTGKQVFCYDYISSLEKCNEPALPPPEAFFNSLKHEAISETDYTQAKEVFRLAECKTIGDYLKVYLKVDTGLLCDVFTVWRKTMLELYKLDITHYVSLSSFAWDAFLFKSQVVLDSISDPHLYDVLRRNLRGGFISVVRQHTSVQNEHIGADPSSTDKYILYLDFNGLYATCMTELLPQGGIRKLSAAECNDWLQQGLENIACDGDKGYWVMCDTKHVAPEVARYTFNPVMLMKLGLEVAKVNAVYEFQQSNYLKEFVETNARERANTPCAIKGKAFKLVSNAIYGKSLTNILQIAKRIIYDFWYNTVKVHYGDKARLLYTDTDSYLIELTCPNAFEELNKLPLSQHMDFSNFPPENPYFDDSHKGQLGLLKSEVGAKIIKELIALKPKMY; encoded by the exons GATATATTCCTGAACCGTGTCCAGTTTGTCTGCATTTGAAGGATGAGGATACAGAGTCTTCAACCAGTTCGGGTTCTGAGGATATAACAGCTTCTCCGCCTCAACGTGTAAAATCTAAAA GGAGCCAGTTAGAGGATGAGGACTCCCTGCATTTGGTTTGGGAAGCAGATTCGGATATGGAAGCCAGCCAGCCTATCGCTAATTCTCCACCACCTCCTCAggaacaggaacagcagcagcag GTGCAACATGTTATGCAGAAATTCATATATACATTCTCTCACAATGCTGCTTATGACCTCGGagtaattttaaatgaattgtCTAACGTCCCTAACCGCAAAATTGACATTGCCTCCAAAGATGGATTTAAGTTCATGAAAGTGGATATCGGTAAACTTCGGTTTATGGATAGTCTGGCTTTACTAAATGGTGGGTTGGAAAAACTAGCTAAAGAACATATCAAGGAAGGTAAACCCACCACTTACACCTCAGTTATGCTAGATGACGTCCCTGCAGCCGCCCACCATTTATTAAAGACAGGCAAACAGGTATTCTGTTATGACTACATTTCATCTTTGGAGAAATGTAATGAACCGGCTCTTCCTCCTCCCGAAGCCTTTTTCAATAGTTTAAAGCACGAGGCCATAAGCGAGACCGATTATACACAGGCTAAAGAAGTCTTCAGATTAGCGGAATGCAAGACCATTGGTGATTACTTGAAGGTCTATTTGAAAGTAGATACTGGACTATTGTGTGATGTGTTCACTGTATGGCGCAAGACCATGCTTGAGCTGTACAAGTTAGACATTACACACTACGTCTCGTTATCTAGTTTTGCATGGGACGCTTTCTTGTTTAAGAGTCAAGTTGTCTTGGACTCTATTTCTGATCCCCATTTGTACGATGTATTGCGTAGAAATCTAAGAGGCGGATTTATCTCTGTTGTacgacaacacacaagtgtacaaaATGAGCATATCGGTGCTGATCCTTCTAGCACCGATAAATATATTCTTTATTTAGATTTTAATGGCTTATACGCCACCTGTATGACAGAACTGCTTCCTCAAGGTGGGATCCGTAAATTATCTGCTGCCGAATGCAATGATTGGCTCCAACAAGGATTGGAAAATATTGCTTGTGATGGGGATAAGGGGTATTGGGTCATGTGTGATACCAAGCATGTCGCACCTGAGGTGGCTCGATACACCTTTAACCCTGTC ATGCTGATGAAATTGGGATTGGAAGTGGCTAAGGTAAATGCAGTTTATGAATTCCAACAGAGCAATTACCTTAAGGAATTTGTCGAAACAAATGCTCGTGAACGGGCAAATACACCTTGCGCCATTAAGGGTAAAGCTTTCAAGCTGGTATCAAATGCAATTTACGGCAAGAGTTTGACAAAT ATCCTGCAAATAGCTAAGAGGATCAtatatgatttttggtacaatacggtcaaagttcattatggagacaaAGCTAGATTGCTGTATACGGATACAGATTCATATTTGATTGAATTGACCTGTCCAAATGCTTTTGAGGAATTAAATAAACTGCCTTTATCTCAGCATATGGATTTCAGCAATTTCCCTCCTGAAAATCCCTATTTCGATGACTCTCACAAAGGTCAACTGGGTTTGTTAAAATCGGAAGTTGGAGCCAAAATCATTAAGGAACTCATTGCATTGAAGCCTAAAATGTACTAA